One Bacteroidales bacterium DNA segment encodes these proteins:
- a CDS encoding DUF2293 domain-containing protein: MGKQDEMKTFFIRRDTQCGVCGEELWKGSMITLDREKGALCMSCAGMDHLWFLPSGDAALTRRAKKHSGMYAVVLQWARARKRYERQGILVEKEALEQAEKECLADQDQRERRKEREALKRKELDKQFIEQFAAKIRGQYPGIPSGREKTIAEHACRKYSGRVGRSQAAKEFSEDAIRLAVIAHIRHTETNYDELLMRGYDPFDARMLVRDQVDSKLEEWEGED; this comes from the coding sequence ATGGGCAAGCAAGATGAGATGAAAACATTCTTCATTCGCCGCGATACCCAATGCGGTGTTTGTGGTGAGGAGCTTTGGAAAGGTTCGATGATCACCCTCGACCGGGAGAAGGGGGCTTTGTGCATGTCCTGTGCCGGTATGGATCATCTGTGGTTTTTGCCTTCCGGTGATGCAGCTCTTACACGCAGGGCGAAAAAGCATTCGGGCATGTATGCTGTGGTTTTACAATGGGCCCGGGCACGTAAGCGATATGAACGGCAAGGTATATTGGTGGAGAAGGAGGCCCTGGAACAGGCCGAAAAGGAGTGCCTGGCCGATCAGGACCAACGGGAAAGAAGGAAAGAGCGTGAAGCCCTTAAAAGGAAGGAGCTGGACAAGCAGTTTATTGAACAGTTTGCTGCAAAGATCCGCGGGCAGTACCCGGGCATTCCTTCAGGCAGGGAAAAGACAATTGCCGAACATGCCTGCCGCAAGTACAGCGGACGCGTTGGGAGAAGTCAGGCTGCCAAAGAATTTTCGGAGGATGCCATACGATTGGCAGTCATAGCCCATATCCGTCATACGGAAACCAACTACGACGAGCTATTGATGAGAGGGTATGATCCTTTTGATGCCCGGATGCTTGTAAGGGATCAGGTGGATTCAAAGTTGGAAGAGTGGGAAGGGGAGGATTAG